A stretch of Myroides oncorhynchi DNA encodes these proteins:
- the nadC gene encoding carboxylating nicotinate-nucleotide diphosphorylase yields MISEAQFKAELDIIITNAIREDVGDGDHSSLACIPAIATGKAKLLVKEDGYIAGVEFAKMVLEFVDPTLIVEVCINDGAKVQVGDIILYVSGSSQSILKAERLMLNAMQRMSAIATKTRVFVNLLEGTDTKILDTRKTTPGIRAIEKWAVKIAGGENHRFALYDMIMLKDNHIDFAGGIKEAIDKTNQYLKENNKELKIIVEARSIDEVKQILACDNVHRILLDNFDYAMTREAVALIGDQCQTESSGNIDESTVREYALCGVNYVSSGALTHSVYNMDLSLKAVL; encoded by the coding sequence ATGATTTCAGAAGCACAATTTAAGGCAGAACTAGATATAATTATTACAAATGCAATACGTGAAGATGTAGGTGATGGTGACCATAGCTCTTTAGCTTGTATTCCTGCTATCGCCACAGGTAAGGCAAAATTATTAGTAAAAGAAGATGGATATATAGCAGGTGTAGAGTTTGCTAAGATGGTATTAGAGTTTGTAGATCCTACTTTAATAGTAGAGGTATGTATTAACGACGGTGCCAAAGTGCAAGTGGGGGATATTATATTATATGTGTCAGGTTCGTCTCAATCTATTCTAAAGGCAGAGCGATTAATGCTTAATGCTATGCAACGCATGAGTGCTATAGCTACGAAGACACGAGTTTTCGTAAACTTATTAGAAGGTACTGATACCAAGATATTAGATACTCGTAAGACTACACCAGGTATACGTGCGATAGAGAAGTGGGCTGTGAAGATAGCTGGTGGAGAGAACCATCGTTTTGCTCTTTACGATATGATTATGCTGAAAGATAATCATATTGATTTTGCTGGAGGGATTAAAGAAGCTATAGATAAAACGAATCAGTATTTAAAAGAGAATAATAAAGAGTTAAAGATAATAGTAGAAGCTAGAAGTATCGATGAGGTAAAACAAATTTTAGCGTGTGATAATGTACACCGTATTTTACTTGATAATTTTGATTATGCGATGACACGAGAGGCTGTAGCACTGATAGGAGATCAGTGTCAGACAGAATCTTCGGGTAACATAGATGAAAGTACAGTTAGAGAGTATGCATTATGTGGTGTGAACTATGTCTCTTCAGGAGCTTTGACTCACTCAGTATATAATATGGACTTGAGTTTAAAAGCAGTATTATAG
- a CDS encoding DJ-1/PfpI family protein, translating to MAKSVLMLAGDFVEDYEVMVPYQALLSVGVKVDVVCPGKNKNEVIATAVHDFVGYQTYAELRGHNFVINKSFDEVKIADYDGLYICGGRSSEYIRLNSKVIDFVKYFFEKNLPVAAICHGIQVLTPAGVLKGRTLTAYPAVGPDVTLAGGTYKEVGVDKVVVDSNLVTSPAWPGHPDILREFYRMLGITIG from the coding sequence ATGGCAAAATCAGTTTTAATGTTAGCAGGAGATTTCGTAGAAGATTATGAAGTGATGGTTCCTTATCAGGCATTATTATCAGTAGGTGTAAAGGTAGATGTAGTCTGTCCAGGAAAGAATAAGAATGAGGTTATTGCTACAGCAGTACACGACTTTGTGGGTTATCAGACTTATGCAGAATTAAGAGGACATAACTTTGTAATCAATAAATCTTTTGACGAAGTTAAAATAGCAGACTATGACGGATTGTATATTTGTGGAGGGCGTTCTTCTGAATATATACGTCTAAATAGCAAGGTGATTGACTTTGTGAAATATTTCTTTGAGAAGAATTTGCCTGTAGCAGCTATTTGTCACGGGATTCAGGTATTAACTCCTGCAGGTGTCTTAAAAGGAAGAACCTTAACGGCATATCCTGCAGTAGGACCAGACGTCACTCTAGCAGGAGGTACATATAAAGAAGTAGGAGTAGATAAGGTTGTAGTAGACAGTAATTTAGTTACCTCGCCAGCATGGCCTGGGCATCCTGATATTCTTCGAGAATTCTATAGAATGTTAGGTATTACTATAGGTTAG
- the azu gene encoding azurin produces MKRLNLALAVLATSTMLFSCGEKKADTTTTPTETPAETPVTPEEVTGVQITINAGDDMKFDQSEIRVPVGEKVTLTLKHTGKMEKAIMGHNWVLLKPGTDMTAFATDAAQAADTDYIPAKDSDKIVAHTKTLGGGQSETIEFTITEAGTYDFLCTFPAHFALMQGKLIAE; encoded by the coding sequence ATGAAAAGATTAAACTTAGCTCTAGCTGTATTAGCAACAAGTACAATGTTATTCTCTTGTGGTGAGAAAAAAGCAGATACTACAACTACACCAACTGAAACTCCAGCTGAAACTCCAGTTACTCCAGAAGAAGTAACAGGTGTTCAAATCACAATCAATGCAGGTGATGATATGAAATTTGATCAATCAGAGATTCGTGTTCCTGTAGGTGAAAAAGTTACTTTAACTTTAAAACATACTGGTAAAATGGAGAAAGCAATTATGGGACATAACTGGGTGTTATTAAAACCTGGAACTGACATGACTGCTTTTGCTACTGATGCTGCTCAAGCTGCAGATACAGATTATATTCCTGCTAAAGACAGTGATAAAATCGTAGCTCATACAAAAACTCTTGGTGGTGGACAGTCTGAGACAATTGAATTTACAATCACAGAAGCGGGTACTTATGACTTCTTATGTACATTCCCTGCTCACTTCGCTTTAATGCAAGGTAAGTTAATCGCTGAATAG
- a CDS encoding YceI family protein yields the protein MKKIVLSLAVMATLTLASCGNKTADTTTTEQEVTAPATDAVGYKVATADSKIDWVGGKVSGDNHTGTISVSEGEVFVKDGKVTNGKFVIDMNSIVVTDITDAEMKAGLEGHLKGTSEEKADHFFNVSKFPTATFELTSVAEEKGKQVVTGNLTLKEVTNSISFPAVITVTDADVTIASDEFEIDRTKWGVNFNSGSIIKDLAGDKIINDNIKIKITTKATK from the coding sequence ATGAAAAAAATTGTCTTATCATTAGCTGTAATGGCTACATTAACTCTTGCATCTTGTGGAAACAAAACTGCAGATACAACTACAACTGAACAAGAAGTAACTGCTCCTGCAACTGATGCAGTAGGTTATAAAGTTGCGACTGCTGACTCAAAAATTGACTGGGTTGGAGGTAAAGTTTCAGGAGATAACCATACTGGAACAATCAGTGTATCAGAAGGTGAAGTGTTCGTAAAAGACGGAAAAGTTACTAATGGTAAATTTGTAATTGACATGAACTCTATTGTAGTTACTGATATTACTGATGCTGAAATGAAAGCTGGTTTAGAAGGTCACTTAAAAGGTACTTCTGAGGAAAAAGCTGATCACTTCTTTAACGTATCTAAATTCCCAACTGCAACATTCGAATTAACTTCTGTTGCTGAAGAAAAAGGAAAACAAGTAGTTACAGGAAACTTAACGCTAAAAGAAGTTACTAATTCTATTTCATTCCCAGCAGTTATCACTGTTACTGATGCAGATGTTACAATCGCTTCAGATGAATTCGAAATCGATAGAACTAAATGGGGAGTTAACTTTAACTCAGGTTCAATCATCAAAGATTTAGCAGGAGATAAAATCATCAACGATAATATCAAAATCAAAATTACTACAAAAGCTACTAAATAG
- a CDS encoding YpdA family putative bacillithiol disulfide reductase, producing MKHFDIIIIGGGPIGIACGLEAKKKELSYLIIEKGCLVNSLYHYPVNMQFFSSSELLELDNIPFISKENKPRRSEALEYYRRVTTTNVLNIHLFETVLSSTKNNEGLFEVGTSKDNYTAKDIIVATGFYDIPNPLNIPGESLAKVSHYYTDPHYYAGMDVVVVGASNSSVDAALECYRKGANVTMVIRDKEISSHVKYWVKPDIENRIAEGSITALFNSTITEIMDNSILINVKGEEVTIKNDFVLALTGYRPNFVFLEQLGVTISTDENRTPTYNTETMETSVSNLYLAGVVCGGLNTHTWFIENSRIHAVTILNHIFSKYRYRRF from the coding sequence ATGAAGCATTTTGACATAATCATAATTGGAGGTGGTCCTATAGGTATCGCTTGTGGTTTAGAAGCTAAAAAGAAAGAATTGTCTTATCTAATCATCGAGAAGGGATGCTTAGTAAACTCTCTTTATCACTATCCTGTCAATATGCAATTTTTCTCTTCTTCTGAATTATTAGAATTAGATAATATTCCCTTTATTAGCAAGGAGAATAAACCCCGCCGCAGTGAAGCGTTAGAATACTATCGTAGAGTAACAACAACTAATGTTTTAAATATTCACTTGTTTGAAACTGTATTAAGTAGCACTAAGAACAATGAAGGTTTATTTGAAGTAGGTACTTCTAAAGATAACTATACCGCTAAAGATATTATTGTTGCTACAGGGTTCTATGATATCCCTAATCCACTAAACATTCCCGGTGAAAGTCTAGCTAAGGTATCTCACTACTATACTGATCCACATTACTATGCTGGTATGGATGTAGTGGTAGTAGGTGCTAGTAATTCATCTGTAGATGCAGCATTAGAATGCTACCGAAAAGGAGCTAATGTAACGATGGTCATTAGAGATAAAGAAATCAGCTCTCATGTCAAATATTGGGTAAAACCAGATATCGAAAACAGAATAGCCGAGGGGAGTATCACTGCTTTATTTAACAGTACTATTACAGAAATAATGGATAATAGCATTCTAATCAACGTAAAAGGTGAAGAAGTGACAATAAAAAACGACTTTGTCCTTGCACTTACGGGATATCGTCCTAACTTTGTCTTTTTAGAACAATTAGGGGTAACTATTTCTACAGATGAGAATCGTACTCCTACTTACAATACAGAAACTATGGAAACAAGTGTGTCGAACTTATATTTAGCAGGTGTAGTATGCGGTGGTTTAAACACGCACACTTGGTTTATTGAGAATTCTAGAATTCACGCTGTTACCATTCTTAACCACATTTTTTCTAAATATCGATATCGTCGATTTTAG
- a CDS encoding Fur family transcriptional regulator, which produces MSTLSLEQELQAKKINPTAMRLLVLKFLKQQKGAVSLADIEASFDQSDRVTLYRTVKTFESKGLLHSITTNNVTQYALCAQECDESHHHDTHLHFVCSNCKKTICLTQVSIPKIEIPAGFQLDAIDVVAKGVCKECKS; this is translated from the coding sequence ATGAGTACCCTTAGTTTAGAACAAGAATTACAAGCCAAAAAGATTAACCCGACTGCAATGCGCCTATTGGTATTGAAGTTTTTAAAACAGCAAAAGGGAGCAGTATCGCTTGCTGATATTGAAGCAAGCTTTGATCAATCCGACAGAGTGACATTATATAGAACAGTAAAGACATTTGAAAGCAAAGGATTGCTTCATAGTATTACGACTAATAATGTGACTCAATATGCATTATGTGCTCAGGAATGCGATGAAAGTCATCATCACGATACTCATCTACATTTTGTGTGTAGTAATTGTAAAAAGACAATATGTCTAACACAAGTGTCTATTCCAAAAATAGAAATACCAGCAGGTTTTCAGTTGGATGCTATAGACGTAGTAGCTAAAGGGGTGTGTAAGGAATGTAAGTCCTAA
- a CDS encoding aromatic amino acid transport family protein, translated as MNSKLIGSSLIIAGTAIGGGMLAMPIISSGVGFIGITVVMILIWLAMCYTAILLVETYKDNNPEDGLSTMTYKYLGKTGSIVTGISMLTLMYALVSAYIAGGSDILRLNLSKWLDTDVSPQITAFIFTILFGGIVGLGARVVDIATRWIFIIKLVFLFIVIVVICGHIKIDNLLQMPLESKLFYSSIPVIFTSFGFHIVVPSMVKYLHGDIKLLKKAFIYGSLLPLAVYLIWQLSILGSIEPETFFAIIKETKGLEAVIVAVNGVSESKWMNIPLNVFFAAAILTSFLGVALALFDYVKDLSKKKKFGKNAVILYLITFIPPLLFALYYPKGFVIALSYAAISVVITSLFIPILMYIKVKQERKEPITFFQKIAFSLIFAFGVGILLIQVLMTAGVLPILD; from the coding sequence GTGAATAGCAAACTTATAGGAAGTTCCCTTATTATAGCAGGTACAGCAATCGGCGGAGGAATGTTAGCCATGCCTATTATATCATCAGGAGTAGGATTTATAGGCATTACCGTAGTGATGATACTAATCTGGTTAGCCATGTGCTATACCGCCATTCTATTAGTAGAAACATATAAAGACAATAACCCAGAAGATGGATTAAGTACAATGACTTATAAATACTTAGGCAAAACAGGTTCTATCGTCACTGGAATAAGTATGCTAACACTAATGTATGCCCTAGTCAGTGCGTATATCGCTGGGGGTAGTGATATTCTGAGATTAAACTTAAGCAAATGGTTAGATACTGATGTAAGTCCTCAAATTACAGCATTTATCTTCACCATTCTATTCGGAGGCATTGTAGGTCTAGGTGCACGTGTAGTAGATATAGCAACAAGATGGATATTTATAATAAAACTAGTATTCTTATTTATTGTTATAGTAGTAATCTGTGGACATATCAAAATAGATAACTTATTACAGATGCCTTTAGAAAGTAAACTATTCTACTCTTCTATTCCAGTTATCTTTACTTCATTTGGTTTTCACATTGTAGTACCTAGTATGGTCAAATATCTACATGGCGATATCAAGCTACTTAAAAAAGCTTTTATCTATGGGAGTTTATTGCCACTTGCTGTTTACCTTATCTGGCAATTATCGATACTAGGTAGCATCGAACCGGAGACTTTCTTTGCGATTATAAAAGAGACCAAAGGATTAGAAGCCGTCATAGTTGCTGTCAATGGTGTATCTGAATCTAAGTGGATGAACATTCCTCTTAATGTATTCTTTGCTGCAGCTATATTAACATCATTCTTAGGTGTAGCTCTAGCGCTATTTGACTATGTAAAAGACTTAAGTAAGAAAAAGAAGTTTGGTAAGAATGCAGTGATCCTATACTTAATCACATTTATACCACCATTACTATTTGCTTTATACTATCCTAAAGGCTTTGTAATAGCCCTTAGTTACGCAGCAATATCAGTAGTCATCACATCTCTATTCATACCAATACTTATGTATATCAAAGTAAAGCAAGAAAGAAAAGAACCTATAACTTTCTTTCAAAAGATAGCATTTAGCTTGATTTTTGCTTTCGGAGTAGGTATATTATTAATACAAGTATTAATGACGGCGGGTGTACTCCCAATTTTAGACTAA
- a CDS encoding aromatic amino acid transport family protein, producing the protein MQKIIGSILIVAGTTIGAGMLAMPIISASVGFTFMAFILFCIWFAMYYTAILLVDVYKYNPPTHGLNTLTVKYLGNSGAAVTAISMLVLMYALVSAYITGGGEIFRTNVAHWFNIEVSSHTSAFLFTLIFGSIIAFSTRVVDFSNKIVFSCKLFFLCIVMALLLPKIEMVHLQHMPVNSIPVLATIPVIFTSFGFYVVIPTLVKYLDGNLKQLKLVFLIGSITPLILYLVWELTFLGNLDSSTFTAILQENSKLDGLVKAVRQVNNSELISISFTLFASAALLTSFWGVAMALKDYIQDLGKNRPFISNNASAMLLTFTPPLLFAIFYPDGFVIALGYASVPLVVLALIMPMLMLSKAQKQAGVKQPILQKLAFLFLWGLSILIFLLQGLMVAEIIPAY; encoded by the coding sequence ATGCAAAAAATTATCGGAAGTATTCTAATTGTCGCAGGTACGACAATCGGAGCAGGAATGTTAGCAATGCCCATTATATCAGCAAGCGTAGGGTTTACCTTTATGGCCTTTATCTTGTTCTGTATCTGGTTTGCTATGTATTATACTGCAATACTTTTGGTAGATGTATATAAATACAACCCTCCTACTCACGGACTAAATACATTAACTGTAAAATACCTTGGCAACTCTGGAGCTGCAGTTACCGCTATTAGTATGTTAGTACTGATGTATGCCTTAGTAAGTGCTTATATCACAGGAGGAGGAGAAATATTCAGAACGAATGTAGCTCATTGGTTTAATATTGAAGTATCTTCCCATACCTCAGCATTCTTATTTACACTAATATTTGGAAGTATCATAGCTTTCAGTACACGTGTGGTTGATTTTAGTAATAAGATTGTCTTTTCTTGTAAACTATTTTTTCTATGTATTGTAATGGCGCTATTACTGCCTAAAATAGAAATGGTACACTTACAGCATATGCCAGTCAACAGTATACCTGTATTAGCGACTATTCCTGTTATTTTTACAAGCTTTGGGTTTTATGTTGTCATCCCTACTTTAGTAAAGTATCTAGATGGTAATCTAAAACAATTAAAGCTAGTATTCTTAATAGGGAGTATTACTCCCTTAATCTTGTATTTAGTTTGGGAGCTTACCTTTTTAGGTAATTTAGACAGTAGTACATTTACTGCCATTTTACAAGAGAATTCAAAATTAGATGGATTAGTTAAGGCTGTAAGACAAGTAAATAATTCTGAATTAATAAGTATCTCTTTTACTTTATTTGCTTCTGCAGCATTACTAACCTCTTTTTGGGGTGTAGCGATGGCTTTAAAAGATTATATTCAAGACTTAGGTAAGAACAGACCTTTTATAAGTAACAATGCTTCTGCTATGCTACTTACTTTTACACCTCCATTGTTATTTGCTATCTTTTATCCTGATGGTTTTGTGATAGCACTTGGTTATGCCTCAGTACCGCTAGTTGTATTAGCCTTAATTATGCCAATGTTAATGTTGAGCAAAGCACAAAAGCAAGCTGGCGTAAAACAACCTATTTTACAGAAATTAGCTTTCTTGTTTTTATGGGGATTATCGATACTGATTTTTTTACTGCAAGGGTTGATGGTTGCTGAGATTATACCAGCATACTAA
- a CDS encoding NAD(P)-dependent oxidoreductase: protein MKNIVLIGATGYVGSAILNELIHCQYNVTAIARNTATVSNSSLVKKVALDITDKTKLVNALKGADIVISAFNAGWTNPNLYKDFTTGANAIHNAAKEAGVSRLIVIGGAGTLYIKPGLQLVDTPDFPDFIKPGATAVRDYFENILAKESTFKWTYFSPAIEMNPNNPGKRTGHYRIGTNTPVFDSESRSRVSVEDVAVAITDEIENEQFLNKQFTIGY, encoded by the coding sequence ATGAAAAATATAGTTTTGATAGGTGCAACAGGATATGTAGGTTCTGCTATATTAAATGAATTAATTCATTGTCAATATAACGTTACAGCTATTGCTAGAAATACAGCTACAGTATCGAATAGTTCTTTAGTTAAAAAAGTTGCTTTAGATATTACTGACAAAACCAAATTAGTAAATGCCCTTAAAGGTGCTGATATTGTCATTAGTGCATTTAACGCTGGATGGACAAACCCTAATTTATACAAGGACTTTACCACAGGTGCTAATGCTATACACAATGCTGCAAAAGAAGCAGGAGTCTCAAGATTAATTGTTATCGGAGGTGCAGGTACATTGTATATTAAGCCAGGATTACAATTAGTAGACACACCAGACTTTCCTGATTTTATCAAGCCAGGAGCTACAGCTGTAAGAGATTATTTCGAGAATATATTAGCAAAAGAAAGCACTTTTAAATGGACCTATTTTAGTCCTGCGATAGAAATGAATCCAAACAATCCTGGTAAACGAACTGGACATTATAGAATAGGTACAAATACACCTGTCTTCGATAGTGAAAGTAGAAGTAGAGTATCTGTAGAAGATGTAGCAGTAGCTATAACAGATGAAATAGAAAATGAACAGTTCCTAAACAAACAGTTCACAATAGGATATTAG
- a CDS encoding tRNA threonylcarbamoyladenosine dehydratase — MAIWQERAELLFKEEGLQKLKNAKVLIVGVGGVGSFAAEFLVRAGIGNLTIVDGDTVDITNINRQLPALHSTVGMPKVKVVGDRLMDINPELNLVRIEEFISPERAHEIVTADFNYVLDCIDSVTPKINLILAAKRKKVKVISAMGAGGKMIASKVVVKDIGKTTVCPLAKQIRKRLKKEGITSGVKAVFSLEMPDEDSLKLTDGTNYKKSFYGTNSWIPALFGLNAAEVVVRYIISK; from the coding sequence ATGGCAATTTGGCAAGAGAGAGCAGAATTACTTTTTAAAGAAGAAGGGTTACAAAAACTAAAGAACGCAAAAGTACTAATAGTAGGAGTAGGTGGAGTAGGATCGTTTGCAGCTGAGTTTTTAGTAAGAGCAGGAATAGGAAATCTGACTATCGTAGATGGCGATACAGTTGATATAACCAATATCAATAGACAATTACCAGCATTACATTCTACTGTTGGAATGCCAAAGGTAAAGGTGGTCGGTGATAGACTGATGGATATAAATCCCGAATTGAATTTAGTGCGTATAGAAGAGTTTATTTCTCCAGAGCGAGCACACGAAATCGTGACAGCGGATTTTAATTATGTATTAGACTGTATAGATAGCGTAACTCCTAAGATAAATCTAATCTTAGCAGCTAAGCGCAAGAAAGTAAAAGTTATTAGTGCGATGGGAGCTGGTGGTAAGATGATAGCAAGCAAGGTGGTAGTAAAGGATATTGGTAAAACGACTGTTTGCCCTTTAGCAAAGCAAATCAGAAAGCGCCTTAAGAAAGAGGGGATAACTTCTGGAGTGAAAGCAGTATTCTCATTAGAGATGCCAGATGAGGATAGTCTAAAATTAACTGATGGGACGAATTATAAGAAGTCGTTCTACGGTACAAATAGTTGGATACCAGCATTGTTTGGGTTAAATGCAGCAGAAGTAGTAGTAAGATATATTATCTCGAAATAA
- a CDS encoding TatD family hydrolase, translating into MKINIHTHHITNQHEIVEIINQYPMTVDNTLPTYSVGIHPWYIDEERLDEELTLLEEELQQPNCLAIGECGLDKKINISLNIQIDVFKRQLLLAEKYKKAVILHVVSAYQEVIAIKKELNITVPLIIHSFNKKRQVAESLWKNGFFLSFGKHLIYNEALRDTFVQVPREQIFLETDDVEEITIAEVYRIAEQLNEHIERQIEENYKRIFNR; encoded by the coding sequence ATGAAAATCAATATACATACTCATCATATTACGAATCAACACGAGATAGTAGAAATAATTAATCAGTATCCTATGACAGTTGATAATACCCTTCCTACATATTCTGTTGGGATACATCCATGGTATATTGATGAAGAGCGTTTAGATGAAGAGTTAACCTTGTTAGAAGAGGAGTTACAACAACCAAATTGTTTAGCGATAGGAGAGTGTGGATTAGATAAGAAAATCAATATTTCATTAAATATACAGATAGATGTGTTTAAGAGACAGTTACTACTTGCAGAGAAATATAAAAAAGCAGTAATTTTGCACGTCGTTTCAGCATATCAAGAAGTGATCGCTATTAAAAAAGAGTTAAACATTACAGTTCCATTGATTATTCACAGTTTTAATAAGAAACGGCAAGTAGCAGAGAGTCTTTGGAAGAATGGTTTTTTTCTTTCTTTTGGTAAACACCTTATTTATAATGAAGCTTTAAGAGATACATTTGTACAGGTACCAAGAGAGCAAATATTCTTAGAGACAGATGATGTAGAAGAGATAACAATTGCTGAGGTATATCGCATAGCAGAGCAGCTAAATGAACATATTGAGCGACAGATAGAAGAGAATTATAAGAGAATTTTTAATAGATAA